Proteins co-encoded in one Gracilimonas sediminicola genomic window:
- a CDS encoding bifunctional nuclease family protein, which translates to MSKVLMEILGLSTSPSSGGAYALILTEAEGNQRLPIIIGSFEAQAIALELENIKPPRPMTHDLLKNFFLSFDTQVKQVFINDLSEGTFYAQIIFERENQLVELDARPSDAIALAVRFNAPIYVNDEVLKEAGISTEPESQTLEEALKSDEPAPGQKELTQLEKLEKELQTAIETENYEKAAKIRDRISKMKG; encoded by the coding sequence TTGAGTAAAGTATTAATGGAAATTTTGGGACTCTCAACAAGCCCGAGCAGTGGAGGCGCGTACGCTTTAATCTTAACAGAAGCGGAAGGAAACCAAAGACTCCCCATCATTATTGGTTCGTTCGAAGCCCAGGCTATTGCTCTTGAGCTCGAAAACATTAAGCCACCCCGACCAATGACTCACGACTTGTTGAAGAACTTCTTTTTAAGCTTCGACACACAAGTGAAGCAGGTCTTCATTAATGATTTATCGGAAGGAACCTTTTATGCGCAGATTATATTTGAGCGGGAGAATCAGCTGGTAGAGTTGGATGCCCGACCGAGTGATGCCATTGCATTAGCAGTGCGGTTTAATGCACCTATTTATGTGAATGACGAGGTGTTGAAGGAAGCCGGGATCAGTACAGAACCGGAAAGCCAAACCCTCGAAGAAGCACTCAAAAGCGATGAGCCGGCACCCGGGCAAAAAGAATTAACCCAACTCGAAAAGTTGGAAAAAGAGCTTCAAACAGCTATTGAAACCGAAAATTACGAGAAAGCGGCCAAGATTCGGGACCGTATTTCTAAAATGAAAGGATAA
- a CDS encoding NADH-quinone oxidoreductase subunit A — MLENYFPILIVGIVALILAAAFLILSKILGPFRPNKNKLDPYESGMDPVGEAKDRYSISFYLVAMEFIVFDLEVIFIYPWAVRYLEFGVGTFMAMMLFIVILFVGLLYTLKKGTLDWDLNHFKA; from the coding sequence ATGCTCGAAAATTATTTTCCGATTTTAATTGTAGGTATCGTTGCCTTAATTCTGGCAGCTGCTTTTCTGATCCTATCTAAAATTTTAGGGCCGTTTCGTCCTAATAAGAACAAGTTAGATCCTTACGAAAGTGGAATGGATCCGGTCGGGGAAGCCAAAGACCGCTATTCTATCAGCTTTTACCTGGTAGCGATGGAATTTATTGTATTCGACCTTGAAGTCATTTTCATATATCCATGGGCGGTTCGCTATTTAGAATTTGGCGTAGGAACGTTCATGGCTATGATGCTCTTTATTGTAATACTATTCGTCGGACTTCTCTATACCCTGAAGAAAGGCACCTTAGACTGGGACTTAAATCATTTTAAAGCTTAA
- a CDS encoding NADH-quinone oxidoreductase subunit B: MGIESALGEGFFTTKIDALTNWARANAAWPMPMGLACCAIEMMAFAGPRYDASRFGSEVMRFSPRQSDVMIVAGWSTYKMSHAIRRIWDQMPDPKWCIAMGACASTGGMHRCYGVVQGVDNYLPVDAYVSGCPPRPDALLHALMKIQDKIKTEHSVLLDT, encoded by the coding sequence ATGGGAATCGAATCAGCACTTGGTGAAGGTTTTTTTACAACTAAAATTGATGCGCTCACAAACTGGGCCCGGGCCAATGCCGCCTGGCCGATGCCAATGGGTTTAGCCTGTTGCGCTATCGAAATGATGGCATTTGCCGGCCCGCGTTATGACGCCTCCCGATTCGGTTCGGAGGTAATGCGTTTCTCTCCCCGGCAAAGTGATGTTATGATTGTGGCAGGATGGTCGACCTATAAAATGTCGCACGCTATTCGCCGAATCTGGGACCAAATGCCCGATCCAAAATGGTGTATCGCTATGGGTGCTTGTGCATCTACTGGTGGTATGCATCGCTGCTATGGTGTGGTTCAGGGAGTTGATAATTACCTTCCGGTAGACGCTTACGTTTCCGGTTGCCCTCCCCGCCCCGATGCCCTGCTTCATGCACTGATGAAGATACAGGACAAAATTAAAACTGAGCACTCTGTTTTATTAGACACTTAA
- a CDS encoding NADH-quinone oxidoreductase subunit C, with protein sequence MSLDLNKTEQGVVDGLSSDFSEDLIEVYQSCGHTYIRVEEENIIDILKYLKEKHHFIFLCDIIGTDRYTSDERFEVIYNIMNLRTQDRMFVKIRVEEENPQVPTATSLWTSAGWFEREIYDMYGVRFEGHPDHRRMYMPEDFEYFPLRKEFPLLGIPGSIELPNTTPDTE encoded by the coding sequence ATGAGTTTAGACTTGAACAAAACGGAACAAGGCGTTGTAGATGGCCTTTCTTCTGATTTTTCCGAGGATTTGATTGAAGTTTATCAGTCCTGTGGCCATACCTATATCCGGGTTGAAGAAGAAAACATTATAGACATTCTGAAATACCTGAAGGAAAAGCACCACTTTATTTTCTTGTGTGATATTATCGGAACCGACCGGTACACATCTGACGAGCGGTTTGAAGTTATTTACAACATCATGAATCTTCGAACTCAGGATCGAATGTTTGTGAAGATCAGAGTGGAAGAAGAGAATCCTCAGGTTCCAACCGCCACTTCTCTTTGGACCTCCGCCGGCTGGTTTGAACGTGAAATTTACGATATGTACGGTGTTCGTTTTGAAGGTCACCCTGACCACAGACGCATGTATATGCCGGAAGATTTCGAATACTTCCCGCTTAGAAAAGAATTTCCGCTGTTGGGTATCCCCGGTTCTATCGAACTGCCTAACACAACCCCAGATACGGAGTAA
- the nuoD gene encoding NADH dehydrogenase (quinone) subunit D → MKLKDINSKVDPKFFKEHQRSIYKSLEDKHTTIEEIDSEDPLNSKMILNMGPQHPATHGVLRLILQLRGELIEKTKIDIGYLHRGVEKIAENKTYQEFMPYTDRMDYLSPYSNNVALCTAVEKLADVEVPERAQYIRMICCELARISSHLLWLGTMVMDAGAISFFIWTFREREKIYDIFDEVAGHRFTVSHSRIGGVANDLTDDAIARIKEFVEKFPQELKDWHGLLDRNRIFIERNQDVGILQTKNALDLGATGPVLRAAGYAVDQRIINPYLKYDEVDFEVPTRLEGDNLARYFVRMEEMGESIKIIQQCFDKMPKGPVRTNNAKQAYPSKDEVYYSMEGMIHDFMMTDTGICPPAGKEVYHAVESPKGELGYFIQSDGTGHPWRLKVNAPSLRNLQVLEHILDGEMVADTVVIIGGIDPVMGEADK, encoded by the coding sequence ATGAAACTCAAAGACATTAACAGTAAGGTAGATCCCAAGTTTTTCAAGGAACACCAACGAAGTATATATAAAAGCCTTGAGGACAAGCACACTACTATTGAGGAGATTGACAGCGAAGACCCGCTGAATTCCAAAATGATTTTGAATATGGGTCCACAGCACCCGGCTACTCACGGGGTGTTGCGTCTTATCCTTCAACTTCGGGGTGAATTGATTGAAAAAACCAAGATTGACATTGGGTACCTGCACCGCGGTGTAGAAAAGATTGCTGAGAACAAGACGTACCAGGAATTCATGCCGTACACCGACCGCATGGATTACCTATCTCCTTACAGCAATAACGTAGCTTTATGTACCGCTGTTGAGAAGCTGGCTGACGTTGAAGTGCCCGAGCGTGCTCAATACATTCGCATGATTTGTTGTGAATTGGCTCGTATCTCCTCTCACCTTTTATGGTTAGGTACCATGGTGATGGATGCAGGTGCCATCTCATTTTTCATCTGGACCTTCCGTGAGCGTGAAAAAATTTATGATATTTTTGATGAAGTAGCCGGACATCGATTCACGGTTTCTCACTCCAGAATTGGCGGTGTGGCTAATGATCTTACCGATGACGCTATTGCTCGCATTAAAGAGTTTGTAGAGAAATTCCCCCAAGAACTTAAAGACTGGCACGGACTTTTAGACCGTAACCGAATTTTTATTGAAAGAAACCAGGATGTTGGGATCCTTCAAACCAAGAATGCTTTAGACCTTGGTGCTACAGGTCCGGTTCTCAGAGCTGCGGGTTATGCCGTAGATCAGCGTATTATCAATCCTTATCTGAAGTATGATGAGGTAGATTTTGAAGTGCCTACTCGCCTTGAAGGTGATAACCTTGCCCGATACTTTGTCCGAATGGAAGAGATGGGTGAAAGTATTAAGATTATCCAGCAATGCTTTGATAAGATGCCAAAAGGCCCGGTTAGAACCAATAACGCCAAGCAGGCATACCCTTCCAAAGATGAAGTTTATTATTCTATGGAGGGCATGATTCATGATTTCATGATGACGGACACCGGTATTTGTCCACCCGCAGGTAAAGAAGTTTACCATGCGGTAGAATCCCCTAAAGGAGAACTCGGCTACTTTATTCAAAGCGATGGAACCGGCCATCCATGGAGATTAAAAGTTAATGCCCCTTCCCTCAGAAACCTTCAGGTACTGGAGCATATTCTGGATGGCGAGATGGTGGCTGACACGGTTGTTATAATCGGAGGAATTGATCCTGTAATGGGAGAAGCAGATAAATAA
- the nuoE gene encoding complex I 24 kDa subunit family protein: MEETYEFTKEDLEEIETIKAKFPTVMPATLPTLWVAQRRFGHVEPPVQRLVAETLDLPESHVHGVATFYTQYYKERKGKYVLDVCTTTSCQLCGGYEMLHYLEDKLGIKAGETTEDGMFSIQSVECLGACGYAPMMQITNDVYVNHLTEEKLDKVIESLKDDKMPEFESVGMPLLEKRNI; encoded by the coding sequence ATGGAAGAAACGTACGAATTTACAAAAGAAGACTTAGAGGAAATCGAAACCATAAAGGCGAAGTTTCCTACGGTGATGCCTGCTACCCTGCCTACACTCTGGGTAGCTCAACGTCGGTTTGGCCACGTTGAACCGCCGGTTCAGCGCCTGGTTGCAGAGACTCTTGACTTGCCTGAATCGCATGTTCACGGAGTGGCAACTTTCTATACCCAATATTATAAAGAACGCAAAGGTAAATACGTGCTGGACGTTTGTACAACAACCAGTTGTCAGCTTTGCGGCGGATATGAAATGCTGCACTACCTGGAAGATAAACTGGGCATCAAAGCCGGTGAGACTACCGAAGACGGCATGTTCAGCATCCAATCGGTGGAGTGCCTGGGAGCCTGCGGTTATGCCCCTATGATGCAAATCACCAACGATGTATATGTAAATCATCTCACAGAAGAAAAGCTGGATAAAGTCATTGAAAGCCTGAAAGATGATAAAATGCCTGAATTTGAATCGGTAGGAATGCCTCTCCTCGAAAAAAGAAATATTTAA
- the nuoF gene encoding NADH-quinone oxidoreductase subunit NuoF: MASDWKSFEPVLIPDIPNLEKIEVYEKNGGYESLKNVVTSSDWTPEGVVNEVKAANIRGRGGAGFNAGLKWSFMPKPDGGPRYLACNGDESEPGTFKDRKIFEYNPHLFIEGALIAAYAMQITTIYVYVRGEYISWVNMMEKALQDARDKGYIGKNLFGTDYSVEFEITYGAGAYICGEETSMLESLEGKRGYPRVKPPFPAQKGLWGRPTTINNIETLANVPLVIKNGADWFKGIGAENHPGPVLYGISGHVNRPGVYELPTGVPVMDLINDVAQGIRGGKKLKALIPGGSSTPVLRADQLENTSMDSDSLREAGSMMGTAGMIVMDEDTDMVDALWRISHFYHHESCGQCTPCREGTGWAEKILLKIKNGDGEIRDLDLLLDLTTQMEGRTICALADAAAWPIRHTINRFRDEFEARCKKSVHAVA; encoded by the coding sequence ATGGCCTCAGACTGGAAATCATTTGAACCCGTTCTTATTCCCGACATCCCAAATCTTGAAAAGATTGAGGTTTATGAGAAGAATGGCGGGTATGAATCTCTTAAGAATGTAGTTACAAGCAGCGACTGGACACCTGAAGGGGTCGTAAATGAAGTGAAAGCTGCCAATATTCGAGGCCGTGGCGGTGCCGGATTTAATGCCGGCTTGAAATGGTCGTTTATGCCCAAGCCTGATGGCGGTCCTCGTTACCTTGCCTGCAATGGTGATGAATCTGAGCCCGGGACTTTTAAAGACCGAAAGATTTTTGAATATAATCCACACCTCTTTATTGAGGGGGCGCTGATTGCCGCTTATGCTATGCAAATCACCACCATATATGTTTACGTGCGTGGCGAATATATTTCCTGGGTTAACATGATGGAGAAAGCTCTTCAGGATGCTCGGGACAAAGGATATATCGGAAAGAACTTATTTGGAACCGATTATAGTGTTGAATTTGAAATAACCTACGGTGCCGGAGCTTATATTTGCGGCGAAGAAACTTCTATGCTCGAATCGCTGGAAGGAAAGCGCGGATATCCTCGTGTTAAGCCTCCCTTCCCTGCTCAAAAAGGACTTTGGGGGCGACCAACTACTATTAACAACATTGAAACCCTGGCGAATGTACCGCTGGTAATTAAGAACGGTGCAGACTGGTTTAAAGGCATTGGTGCTGAAAATCATCCTGGCCCGGTTTTATACGGAATTTCAGGTCATGTAAATCGCCCCGGAGTGTATGAATTGCCGACAGGTGTTCCTGTAATGGATTTAATTAATGATGTAGCTCAGGGAATTCGAGGCGGAAAGAAACTAAAAGCTCTGATTCCGGGCGGTTCTTCAACTCCGGTTTTAAGAGCAGACCAACTGGAAAATACCTCCATGGATTCCGATTCCCTCCGTGAAGCCGGATCTATGATGGGAACAGCCGGCATGATTGTAATGGATGAAGACACAGACATGGTTGATGCTCTTTGGAGAATTTCCCATTTCTATCACCATGAGTCATGCGGACAATGTACTCCGTGCCGGGAAGGAACCGGTTGGGCTGAAAAGATTTTGTTGAAAATTAAGAACGGCGATGGTGAAATCAGAGATTTAGATCTATTACTGGATTTAACTACTCAGATGGAAGGACGAACTATTTGTGCCCTGGCTGATGCAGCTGCATGGCCCATTCGCCACACTATTAACCGCTTTAGAGATGAATTCGAAGCTCGCTGTAAGAAATCAGTTCACGCAGTAGCCTAA
- a CDS encoding 2Fe-2S iron-sulfur cluster-binding protein encodes MPEIFIDGQRYEFEEGTDKGLLQFILDNGKEVPFFCYHPSMSAPANCRQCYVKVGTPVKNQETGEYELDENGDREIRWFPKMQTSCTMQMQDGMVVETQETSEEVARAQKDTMELILVNHPLDCPICDQAGECPLQIQTYKYGPEGSRFEVKKVHKPKRVELGPRVTLDAERCINCTRCVRFTEEISETHQLTITSRGDKNYPITAPGREFDDPYSMNTIDICPVGALTSTDFRFKARVWEMNQTPSIDVTNGKGTNIDIWTRDNLVLRITPRFNGEVNDHWMADEGREVYRRFNENRISRPALKLDGDNQSKTSWNNAIETFAETLEAGKPEDVLVIGSAHASVEENYALMKVFNLWGVNNFKFAPHIIEGAGDDFLLTDDQAPNTSGVKLIGYEESNDLKADVNDAKIVIMLSDELIDRDVLSAEDLKGKFSILLSTNECDTSKSADLVIPVTCIAEHAASYVNVDGRIQRSFPAKETKYTHRSLDLEMSQGRLDRYGTNFDNWVTEDNKVDCAPAWEIMNRLADRLGLDVEFGASREIMDEIASSNPSFENISYERMDNEMGVNLNPSNKKEATA; translated from the coding sequence ATGCCAGAAATATTTATAGACGGACAACGATACGAATTTGAAGAAGGTACTGATAAAGGTCTGCTTCAGTTCATTTTAGATAACGGCAAAGAAGTTCCCTTCTTTTGCTACCACCCTTCTATGAGCGCTCCGGCTAACTGCCGGCAGTGTTACGTGAAAGTGGGTACCCCTGTGAAAAATCAGGAAACTGGCGAGTATGAACTGGATGAGAACGGGGACCGAGAAATCAGATGGTTTCCAAAGATGCAGACTTCCTGTACCATGCAAATGCAAGATGGTATGGTTGTTGAAACGCAGGAAACAAGCGAGGAAGTAGCCCGGGCTCAGAAAGATACTATGGAGCTGATCCTGGTGAATCACCCTCTTGACTGTCCTATTTGTGATCAAGCCGGTGAATGTCCGCTGCAAATTCAAACCTACAAATACGGTCCGGAAGGCAGCCGTTTTGAAGTTAAGAAAGTACATAAGCCTAAGCGTGTTGAGCTTGGCCCAAGAGTTACCCTCGATGCTGAACGATGCATTAACTGTACGCGATGTGTTCGGTTTACGGAAGAAATCAGTGAAACACATCAGCTTACCATTACTTCCCGCGGCGATAAGAATTACCCGATTACGGCGCCCGGACGTGAGTTTGACGATCCCTATTCAATGAATACCATTGATATTTGTCCGGTTGGAGCACTAACCTCTACCGATTTCCGGTTTAAGGCACGTGTTTGGGAAATGAACCAAACCCCAAGTATTGATGTAACCAATGGTAAGGGAACCAACATAGATATCTGGACGCGTGATAACCTCGTGCTCCGAATCACTCCAAGATTTAATGGAGAAGTTAACGACCACTGGATGGCTGATGAAGGCCGGGAAGTTTACCGAAGATTTAACGAGAACCGTATCTCCCGCCCTGCCCTTAAGCTGGATGGAGATAACCAGTCAAAAACTTCCTGGAACAACGCCATAGAAACCTTTGCTGAAACGCTGGAAGCCGGAAAGCCGGAAGATGTTTTAGTGATCGGAAGTGCTCATGCATCTGTAGAAGAGAATTACGCGCTGATGAAAGTGTTTAATCTTTGGGGCGTTAATAATTTTAAGTTTGCTCCTCACATTATTGAAGGTGCAGGTGATGATTTCTTGCTCACCGACGATCAGGCTCCCAACACAAGTGGTGTGAAGCTGATTGGTTATGAAGAAAGCAATGACCTGAAAGCTGACGTAAATGACGCTAAGATCGTTATTATGCTTTCGGATGAACTTATAGATCGCGACGTGCTTTCTGCTGAAGATCTGAAAGGTAAATTCAGCATACTGCTTTCAACCAATGAATGCGATACCAGTAAATCAGCTGATCTTGTGATTCCGGTTACTTGTATTGCTGAGCATGCAGCCAGCTACGTAAATGTGGATGGGCGAATTCAGCGCTCCTTCCCTGCCAAAGAAACCAAGTACACACACCGAAGCCTGGATCTGGAAATGTCACAAGGCCGACTGGATCGCTACGGAACCAATTTTGATAACTGGGTTACCGAAGACAATAAGGTTGATTGTGCTCCTGCCTGGGAAATCATGAACCGATTGGCCGATCGATTGGGATTAGATGTTGAATTTGGTGCATCTCGTGAAATTATGGATGAAATTGCATCTTCAAACCCATCCTTCGAAAACATTAGCTACGAGCGAATGGACAATGAAATGGGCGTGAACCTTAACCCTTCAAACAAAAAAGAGGCAACTGCATAA
- the nuoH gene encoding NADH-quinone oxidoreductase subunit NuoH, whose translation MSTGGIDILGLFIPTWVAVLSLGIFTWLNSAALLVYAERRIAGLIQNRVGPNRVGPAGLLQPVADVVKLLLKEDVTPSQGYKVIHHIAPVIPVFTAFMTVSVIPFGENLYVTDINAGVLFILAIASLGVYGVTLAGWSSNSKYSLLGGLRAAAQMISYELPMGMALASVVLVAGSLSMVEIAASQEYLWNVFINPIGAIIFIIAAFAEANRTPFDLVEAEQELVGGFHTEYSGMRFGMFFLAEYMHVFIGSVLITTFFFGSYHLPFAGYWLPEMSALAKGVLDVSVFMAKVVFWCFVFIWVRWTIPRFKYNQVMKLGWARLLPLSILNFMLIAAGMYAYTHWF comes from the coding sequence ATGAGTACAGGTGGAATTGATATTTTAGGACTTTTTATCCCTACCTGGGTTGCCGTTCTTAGCTTAGGTATTTTTACCTGGCTTAATTCAGCAGCCCTTTTGGTGTATGCTGAGCGTCGTATTGCCGGGTTAATTCAGAATCGTGTGGGACCAAACCGTGTAGGACCTGCCGGTTTGCTACAGCCCGTTGCCGATGTTGTAAAGCTTCTGCTAAAAGAAGACGTTACACCTTCTCAAGGCTATAAAGTTATTCACCATATTGCCCCGGTTATTCCGGTTTTTACTGCTTTTATGACGGTATCAGTGATTCCTTTTGGGGAAAACCTTTATGTAACTGATATCAATGCTGGTGTTCTCTTTATTTTAGCTATTGCCTCTCTGGGTGTATATGGTGTTACTTTGGCCGGTTGGTCTTCTAACAGTAAGTACTCTCTTCTTGGTGGACTCAGAGCCGCAGCTCAGATGATCAGTTATGAACTCCCCATGGGTATGGCCTTGGCTTCGGTAGTTTTAGTGGCCGGGTCCCTGAGTATGGTTGAAATTGCTGCTTCACAGGAGTATCTGTGGAATGTGTTTATAAACCCGATTGGAGCCATCATCTTTATAATTGCTGCATTTGCAGAGGCTAACCGAACTCCATTTGATTTGGTTGAGGCTGAGCAGGAACTTGTGGGTGGTTTCCATACCGAATACAGTGGTATGCGTTTCGGAATGTTTTTCCTTGCCGAATACATGCACGTATTCATCGGTAGTGTTCTTATTACTACCTTTTTCTTTGGAAGTTACCACCTGCCATTTGCAGGATATTGGCTGCCCGAAATGAGCGCATTAGCGAAAGGCGTTCTGGATGTATCCGTATTCATGGCTAAAGTAGTATTCTGGTGCTTCGTATTCATTTGGGTACGCTGGACCATCCCGCGATTCAAGTACAATCAGGTTATGAAGCTTGGCTGGGCCCGACTACTTCCGCTAAGTATCCTCAATTTCATGCTGATTGCAGCCGGTATGTACGCATATACACACTGGTTCTAA
- a CDS encoding outer membrane beta-barrel protein, with product MNFSKVCTILLGIILGLSFSAQAQSIPETGSFGIRANLTGQNSIEMPYMLNESLSLAPYLGFSTTQDQSTNVSVGIRPRYYASTSNALSTYFTGTLGFTNTSFSNTNNSVTDFNLGVGYGAEYFFSNQFSVSADANLNSRFGDSATNLSTGARVSATFYF from the coding sequence ATGAATTTCTCAAAAGTTTGTACCATCCTACTTGGAATTATACTAGGCTTATCTTTTTCGGCTCAGGCACAATCCATTCCCGAAACAGGGTCGTTTGGAATACGCGCTAACTTAACCGGACAGAACTCCATAGAGATGCCTTATATGCTGAATGAATCTCTTTCTCTTGCCCCTTACCTCGGCTTCAGCACAACGCAGGATCAGTCAACTAATGTTTCGGTTGGTATCCGACCACGATACTATGCAAGTACCAGCAACGCATTGAGTACGTACTTTACTGGCACTTTAGGATTTACAAATACTTCTTTCAGTAATACAAATAACTCCGTAACCGACTTTAATCTTGGTGTAGGTTATGGTGCCGAGTACTTCTTTTCAAATCAGTTCAGCGTAAGCGCTGATGCTAACCTGAACAGCCGGTTTGGGGATAGCGCTACAAACCTTTCAACCGGAGCCAGAGTGTCAGCCACTTTTTATTTCTGA